The Pyrus communis chromosome 5, drPyrComm1.1, whole genome shotgun sequence region TTGTTAATCCACCCAAATTATGTTTGAGAGGGGGAAGGGGAACAATCATGGAATGATCCACTGTTTATATGGTGAGATTCACACAACCCACTTCACCAATGTCGTTCTTATATATGACCTAAATttatacataattttttttacgaagaaaaagataattgtATGAGTCAACCatatttagctttttttttctcacaacATGTACGTAAAATACACCATTATGGTGAGACTCGTCCATGTAAGGTTAAAATCACCGGCTTTATTTGGGAATTATAATGTTAGATAGGGATGCATTACCAAATAGAGAGACTTTCCGCTTCCCCAAATGAAATCCACAGTGCCTTCAATGTAGCAGTCCTTGAACAAATGATTGCCCCTGTCATCACAAAGGGTGTCCTGAAATCCAACCAGCTTGCAATTGTACAAGGCTGAATTGTTGCCCGACACCCTCAATGCCACTGCCTGCGCTCCCACTCTTTTCCCATCTGGCCTTGGCGAAGAGTTCTACACAAACCAATCCACCAAGAGAATGTTAATGAAAAATAACTGTGTGATGGTAATATCACGTGGTATGACATAGTTAGTACTTACTTTAATAAGAAGGTTACTGGCAATAAAGTAGTCAGATTCTGCAATCACTGTAGCACTGTTTACAGTTCCATACTTTTGGGCCGTGCCATCAAATGTCAAATTTGGCATGTTTGTTGGAGAACCATATAATGTGACAAATGGTTTATTTCGTGGAATCGTAATTTTTTCGTTGTACTCTCCTCCGCCAATGTGCACAATGACACGTTTGGTGTTCCCGGCCGGAATGCTATTAATAGCGTCAGTAATGGTCTTAAAGTCTCCTTTTCCATCTTGCATGACCTTGATGACTGTTTGACCAGCCTCGGCCGTCACAACGGCAGGGTCAAGCGTGCTCTGCCGTTCTGTGTATGGCTTCACATTGTTATTGAACCATGTGTTGATTTGGGAATGGTCGGATGGTATCGGTGCATTGTCGTCCGCTGTGGCAACGGTGGCGGTGAGGAGAATTGTCATAATTAGAGCTGCATGGACGCCCATGCATGTGTTTTTTCCggccattttattttttggggtgCTATTGATTAAAATGGTGAGTAGAAGGTTTTGATTTTATAGTCCACAAAGCATTAGGTGCtttaaggtaaagtgcatgatTAGAGGGGTTATTAACCCAAAATATGTGAGACTTGGAGAGCTTTTCGGATAGTTTGGATGTCGTCTATGTTTGGGATTTCATATCCACCCTTTGTgttaactaaacaaaaaaaaccactaTCTATGGAAGATACAGCTTAATTTGAGAAAGAACATGGATAATTATGGTTTTATGATTGATATATTTATCGCAACACTCTTAAAACTCGAACGCCATCTAATATCTCTTTTAGAATTCTTTTTTCTCACACTTAATTCTCTAGAAGTATACTTCATCTCTCACTATTTCTCATTCCGTCAAAGGAACATTAGAATAGCCTGCGACGCTATATATGTTGTTTATATTATAGaagactaaaataaattaattaagataACTGCTATTGTCACTCCAAAAATCTAATCATGCACTCTTTATAagagtattttttttctaaatataaaaagttatgttttttttctaaatataaaaagtttagagTGCACAATTAAATCTTTAGTCCTAATGGTAGTGTGCTGAAAACGGAGAGATGGAGGAAAGTGGTGGGTCTTTAATTAAGAAAGCCCCATCGACTTTAATAATTTTTGGAAAACCAGTGGGAGGTTGGGACTCCTGCCACCGGCTGATAGAGCGGCAAACAACCAAGTTAGGGCCTTCATACTTACCGTTCCACAGATGCTCATTCCTTGCCCTCCAAATAAAACATAGGAGCATAAGGAAGCACTCGAAATCACAATTGGACGAGCTACTTGAGGCGAAGGAGACCCAATCCATACGGACACGTCAATCTAGTGCCGTATCCCGTATCCAATGCAGTATTTGTTACGCGTATCAAATTAACACAATAATTATTAGATTAAACAGAAAAagatgtttaaaaaaaaaatttattttgaaaaaaaactctCTATCCATACAAAAACTGAAGAGCTCAAGAGAGCAATATTTGTGATTCATATATTAGGCGTATTGTTGGGATATATTAACTGTTGTATATTTTAAAATCCAAAACGATATTATTGTGAAGATAAATACAAAACACATGAGTCGcctaaaatttatcaaacacaaGGTATATAATCTTActtaaattatgtttttttataacaaacgatattatctacactaaaagagGGGATGAGTTTTGCCTCACAACAgactaggcctggcaaacgggtcgtgtctgtcgtgttcgtgtcgttttcgtgtaacacctgttatcttaacgggtcgtgtcgtgtcacaccagttatcttaacgggtctttaacaggtcgggtcactttacccaacgggtaaagtgatccgacccgttatgacccgttaaggaaaaaaaaaaatttaaatttgcacataccacacattgccacataaatattacttcaaaacattaaaacacttgtcgtttaagtactatatctacctcgaaaataagagcctaataaaaaattaatacatacactactaatctattacaaatattaaatgtgcaaggatatggaaaatgaaagagtttttattttcaagattgtaagtctttctcaaaagtttacacctccacctacaaaatcttcaatttacattgatcatcatgaaattgtattggaactttggcttgatctatagccttcaagagttatgttgaagatgttttcagtaaggttttccaagtcagaactctcttccgcataaacaaagtatagaaaaaccaaacattaaaaatcattcaaattatgagaagtttaccaaaataattatgaaaagaaataaaataataatactataccatataaaaatatattaaaataaccgttaaatcatgatttttcgtttataaccgtcgaaaagctttgttccgttatttgatctctgaatgtttgttttttgtgattttttgctaatgtgatctccaagcatatacaaataagtttgatggtttgaatcgttgaaattagttttggagaattcgtatcccatcaaaacgatagattgactaacacttaagagtttatttatactttcattaagtataacataagattttgtggcatccacttgtgtaaatattttaaattgaagatcgaattcattcattgtattcatatagggtcaaggagtgtagctataaaaaaaatcatcaaaatcggagttaaaataaccattaaatcgtgatttttcgtttataaccgtcgaaaagttttgtcccgttacttgatctatgaatgtttgttttttgtgattttttactgaagcgatctccaagcatatacaaacaagtttgatggtttggatcgttgaaattagttttggagaattcgtatcccatcaaaacgatagattgactaacacttagagtttatttatactttcattaagtataacataagattttgtggtatacgcttgtgtaaatattttaaattgaagattgaattcattcattgtattcatatagggtcaaggagtgtagctgtaaaaaaatcatcaaaatcggagttaaaataaccgttaaatcgtgatttttcgtttataaccgttgaaaagttttgtcccgttacttgatctctgaatgtttgttttttgtgattttttgctaatgtgatctcaaagtatatacaaacaagtttgacggctgggatcgttgaaattagtttaagagaattcgtatcccataaaaataatagattaactaacacttagagtttatttatactttcatcaagtataacataagattttgtggtatccacttgtgtaaatattttaaattgaagatcaaattcattcattgtattcatatagggtcaaggagtgtagctataaaaaatcatcaaaatcgaaattaaaataaccgttaaatcgtgatttttcgtttataaccgtcgaaaaactttgtcccgttacttgatctctgaatatttgttttttgcaattttttgctgatgtgatctcaaagcatatacaaaaaagtttgacggttgggatcgttaaaattagtttcgaagaattcgtatcccatcaagttccaatggtgtgtgtgtgtgtgtgtatatttattaagtagatttaaatctattttattttgtacgtataattgactggtacacggagtagtacatcacgtgtgtcattataaaaatagtgagatatgtcatatgtgtgataaaaagttaataacttacaaaaaaaataaataaataaattctcaccacttctattaattttcatttttccctctcttttttgtttccttttcaacttttcttataattttcacttttccctccagcatctttccctaattccctcacttttttgtttcattttcaacttttcttatcattttcattttccctccatttttcttcaaaaagggcggcaggaatggaatggaatcaatggaatcaaatcaatggatgcatcatgcatcatgcatattaattaataattattatagtttttataaaatttaattcaaaatttaatatatatatatataattattatagatagttaatattttgggggtataattattataattattatagactttatagttaatttaatatatatatatatatatatatatatatttattatagtttttaggggtataaaattgttaaattaatgtatataattattacagtatttttttagggttataaaattataaaaataatattctgcttatcgtgtatcgtgttacccacgtgtatacccgaatcaactcgttatcttaacaggtgcttatcggcttacccgataacgacccaattcgttatcgtgtcgacccgaacacctgttaatttcgtgtcgtgtcgggttatcgggttaTGTCAGGAATTGTCAGGCCTACAACAGACTAACAATATTGTGGTTCGgcaaaaatcaaacctaagatatttcaagtaaaaagaaaaatcactaaatcgtaGTGCTAAGTAGCTTAAACTATGTGTTATTAGAAGTCAATCAAAACTAGCTAGCCCAAGGTCACATTGAAATCTTTCCAGGAACCCTCACAGTTCACATGGTTAGTCCATTTCAAACTCGATGTCTGGTTCGAATTCGATAAGCTCTCGAACTTCTTCCAATCATGAATCACCGCCGTCAGATCAGCCACCTTGGCGCTTATAGTTCGGCAGCAATTGGCATGAACCGTCGTGACAGCTTTGAAGTCCTTGCTGACTTCACAGAAGCCACTGAAATAAAGCGTGTCTAAAAATTTCACACTGAGGCCTAATTCTATGAAAACACCTTCATGCATCATGCTGTCTAAAACATCCTGCTCTTTCACTCCGGTGGAGTTATTCTTCCTGTTGTACCACTTTTCAAATAACGAAATTGTTCGGTTGTTGGATCTGACCATGTAAAAGCCTGTGTTGATCGGGTTGGATTCGGACCATTGATCCCCATTGAACTTATCAGCACTGATTTGAAGATCCATGCTCTCATTGAAGCTATTTAGCCTTGGAAATGGATTCCTTAGCCACATCACATCTATGTCCTGGAATTGGAaattggatatatatatatatatttaagctAATTATAAGTCCAATTTAGAactataaacacaaaaataaggtATCATTTAAATTACAACATAATACTAATTGAATTTTTACAAGGATATGGCATGTTATGATGTCAAACAATTCACAATACGATGATGATCAAATTAATTATGTTGAGAAAGCTTACCGTGAATACGAAACTGTAGCCCCGCTTGAGCAAATCTTTGAGGAAGAGAGTTCTCCTCCACATCATCTTAATAAATTCCTGTGACATGTAGAGTTTCTCAGCCTCAAAATTGGCGTGATCATCTGCTTCGAGTTTGTAGCAGTGAAGGTGGAGAAACCTACAACGTTCGAAAGATGTTTGGTCGACCGCAACAAGAAGTAGGTGAGAAATCAAGCCTCTTGTGTCTTCTCCAAGCCAGAAACCATCTAAAAACAAATCAAGCATTGGCTTATCTCCTTCTACATAGGCCTCATTTACAATTGCAATTATCACAGTCTTGTTTGCCATGGAAGCCTCGGATAAAGTTGATTCAAGCGCATCTGTATAATTTCTTGTGTTGCTCTTCAAATTTAATATGAACAGATTAATCACCACAAAATTATAGATTaagcaaaataaaaacaacaaaacaaaagtagAAAAAGATGGTTGATATTACCTGGGTAGAGGAATTACAGTATTGGCTAGACTGGAAGACAAACAGTGGTATCGATCCATATGAGGTCTGGTTGAATATAAAAACCAGTACCAAACCAGCAAAGAGAAGGCATAATATTGTAGCATGTCTACTTTCCATGTCTCAGAACCTTTGACTAGCTAATTAAGGTGTGATTAGGGGCTTCTTGTATTATATGACGGCTTAATTTCTAAACAGTATCACGGAATATTGTAGTCTTCCATCCATAAAACTGAAGAATTTCACGAAACCACCGAGTCACGCATTTTGCGACTCACTGTAATTAGGAATGATATTAGGGGGATACACTGTTTGTTTTGAATTCTGAATACGATATCGCTAAATTTGAAAACGGTTTAGCTATTAATTACACGAATATATATCAACACATAAAAAGATATAAAGAAGGGCATTACCTAACTTCTGGTTTTTGGTCCTGGAAGTTGGGCCTTTCGCCCAACTAATCTTATCCCAACTATAACACTACCGTATCAGGTATAGCAAGGACTAATTCTTTACACCCATCTTTTTACCCCATCCAATTTcagtaaatttataaaataaaataaaaatattttg contains the following coding sequences:
- the LOC137735480 gene encoding putative pectinesterase 63 — translated: MAGKNTCMGVHAALIMTILLTATVATADDNAPIPSDHSQINTWFNNNVKPYTERQSTLDPAVVTAEAGQTVIKVMQDGKGDFKTITDAINSIPAGNTKRVIVHIGGGEYNEKITIPRNKPFVTLYGSPTNMPNLTFDGTAQKYGTVNSATVIAESDYFIASNLLIKNSSPRPDGKRVGAQAVALRVSGNNSALYNCKLVGFQDTLCDDRGNHLFKDCYIEGTVDFIWGSGKSLYLNTELHVLGDTGITVITAQARDSASEDTGYSFVHCNVTGIGSGTYLGRAWRVRPQVVYAYTSMTEVVNPAGWSNDNHPERDNTVSYGEYKCMGPGSSTYNKRNLSKELTDEQVKPFISLGYIQGSKWLLPPPNPKV
- the LOC137733204 gene encoding uncharacterized protein At1g28695-like — its product is MESRHATILCLLFAGLVLVFIFNQTSYGSIPLFVFQSSQYCNSSTQSNTRNYTDALESTLSEASMANKTVIIAIVNEAYVEGDKPMLDLFLDGFWLGEDTRGLISHLLLVAVDQTSFERCRFLHLHCYKLEADDHANFEAEKLYMSQEFIKMMWRRTLFLKDLLKRGYSFVFTDIDVMWLRNPFPRLNSFNESMDLQISADKFNGDQWSESNPINTGFYMVRSNNRTISLFEKWYNRKNNSTGVKEQDVLDSMMHEGVFIELGLSVKFLDTLYFSGFCEVSKDFKAVTTVHANCCRTISAKVADLTAVIHDWKKFESLSNSNQTSSLKWTNHVNCEGSWKDFNVTLG